The window ttaaacacttGCAGCACTCCCAGactgtcacctctttttagctagtctattaaacaaagataaaacacctgcgatctggcgattcctactttaagttgtgcaagtgattgtgtatctctttctatcccactgattttgagaattacggggccgtacgcagataaatttttggaccgtttttgtattattttcgtcgtgtttttaaagagatctttaaggatgggtctatcgcctttaaaatagttgttggatgggtctatcacctttaatagttgggtgGGGGGGGGAGtaatgtgaggttattatttcatggttttgcagtttttaatgtgaggaagtgtgtttttttatttgtgtttaaattgttttaatattatacttaaagaccttaaaatgtttcgaccctgggaaaataggcaggaaaatttggcaaatgaagaggacaGTGTTTGTGccggcttatggagaccgtgggtgcacaaaaaagacaataatatttgtggtaaaaacaataagagtgatctggacagtgatttagactcatATAGTTCTGATGGTTCATTTTCTTGTGTTGAAGAAGCAGAGGAAGAAGCCAGGGTGGTAAAAGCTATAGGGGAAAATCACGgggttttaaaacgtaattgtttaagtacagacgctaaacaaatttgtttaaatgtctataacaatctaaggaatgatcctcagatcacaaatgattgtagtgctttgcaaaaaacagcatttttaacaggggttccatATAGCTATTTTGTAAGAAAAGGGATTAAAGgcagaaaaaaaaggaataatgcaggacaatcaaagggacttgacatgaacattgccaaattgctaagggaagttgtgtattctaaatacaaaaacaacgaGGTTCCAACTatagagatggttaaggacaccttatcggcaagggacaaacatttcacagtctcaaccttgcggagatacctaataaaacttggatttaaatttaagatagttaacaaaagggctgctgtaatggaaagtactcgaattgtcaggtggcgtatagaatatttggaaaatattaaaaaatttcgggaggaagaaagatccatatattatttagatgaaaTCTGGTATGATACACATGACATGGCAAAAAAGGGTTGGACTGATAGTTCTAACAAATGTGTCCTAAAAGATGTTCCACCGAACAGAGGATCTCGGATGATCATTATTCATTGTGGTTCAAAAGAAGGTTGGGTGAAAGATGGACAGAAATTGtgtggcaaaaaaatagaagagtgCAATGTGGACTATCATAGAAACATGCATGCAGATATATTTGAAACCTGGtttgagaaaacattaattccaaatttaaaggaaaacagTGTTATTGTTATGGATAATGCATCATACCATTCAAGGCTTTCTGAGAAAATCCCAAACACATCTTCGCATAAATTGGAAAttgagacatttttattaaaacatgatcTCTATTTTCATGAATCTTAtacaaagaaacaattattggaAGTTGTAAATACAAAATCATGGGAAAAGCAGTATGTAGTAGATAACATAGCTAAAAAGTATGGTCATACTGTCCTCAGACTTCCAccatattattgtgtatttaaTCCTATCGAGTTGATTTGGGGACAACTAAAAAGGAGAATTCGCAGGAAAAATAAGtatccaaaatttgataaaaaagttataaatttgattaaggaGGAAGTTATGAATTTAGGAGAGGAAGAGTGGAGAAAGTctgaggaaaaaattataagatatgaaGAGGAATATCGTAATTTGCATCAGATTATTTTGAATGGAGGCGACCGTTTCATTATAAATTGGGATAATGATGAATCTGATGCAGAAATTGAAGATCTGTGGCTAAACTAGTTATTGTCGCATATGGTAAGAaacccctttttttattaattaaacaaggtaaaatttttttttacagcttactgcctctgtttgtccttcagcgatacaataaagactgcttcttcctgcaTTTTCTGGGAAAAAGttccttttttgccatagtaagaagaccctttttttactaattaaaccagttaacatattttttttacagtttactgcctctgtttgtccttcagcgatacaatagagactgcttcttcctgcattctctgggaaaaagtcccttttttgccatagtaagaagaccctttttttactaattaaaccagttaacatattttttttacagtttactgcctctgtttgtccttcagcgatacaatagagactgcttcttcctgcaTTCTCTGAGAAAAAGTCagttttttgccatagtaagaaggctctttttttactaattaaaccagtttacatattttttttacagtttactgCCTCTGTTTGTCCTTTAGCGATACAATAGAAACTGCTTCTTCCTGCActctctgggaaaaagtcccttttttgccatagtaagaagacccttttttactaattaaaccagttaacatattttttttacagtttactgCCTCTGTTTGTTCTTCAGCaatacaataaagactgcttcttcttGCATTCTctaggaaaaagtcccttttttgccatagtaaaaagaccctttttttactaattaaaccagttaacatattttttttacagtttactgCCTCTGTTTTTCCTTTAGcgatacaataaagactgcttcttcctgcaTTCTCTGATAAAAGTCCATAGTTTGCCATAGGAAGataaccctttttttattaattaaaaaacaagtttaaattttttttacagttttttgtccATGATTTGGCTTATAGAGACATTATAAaaccagtttattttttttaacagttacTACCACACTTGTTCTGTCTCAGAGAGGCAAGACTACTTCTTTCATAATTCACTGGAAGAAAGAAGCCTATTTTACATTTGAGttgtcattatttaaaaaaaaatgtaaatttagtattaattaaatttaaaaattatttctgctactcgtgtacactttttaaatctgttttagtatCCAAATGCTTTACTGCGactgtgcgagatgaagttggaatcctaACGGCAACAAAGAAACTggttccttccttaatggaagaaactgctaaagaaaaaaagggaaaattgagtttagaaaattgtattaactctttgggccagattcaaatgagtaattttaagattttgtacaaaaattttagtttttagtataagcatttatttttgttaattttcatctaatctctcctattatgcacaataactataTATGAGGcacacaaattaataaatattacattcaggatgcaaagtgtgttttttttacaagtaaaacttgtgtcttttacacacataagatatagacagctagatgatttttaatgtaaaagtttatttaaaaaaaatatacttccacttttctgactacataattactttttataaaaaagaagttggtactaaatatagagatgagggttttcatgagtatattattataataatatatcataatatgtattaattaaaataaaccaataataaaggacattgaatgtggcagccaaaatctccgttaataataaccaccaaataaaaataaatgtcaatacccaaaaaaaggaaattataaaatttgaagataaaccaaaacattttacccttttgtgtcaaaaagtaaatctttaatgccttaatccacagaataaatgggtctaagtaattcgtaccacctattctctcatcacttgttataaacatcagactgatggcgctaaaaactaaacttattaaattaaaatttttggttagaCTCATTTTACGtgcttaaatcttatatttaaataaaatattatcttgctatcaactatcctgaatttctaacttaataaaactaaaccgaAAAATCCacaataatagttttaaatacaaataaattttaaggccg is drawn from Anthonomus grandis grandis chromosome 1, icAntGran1.3, whole genome shotgun sequence and contains these coding sequences:
- the LOC126734357 gene encoding uncharacterized protein LOC126734357 codes for the protein MFRPWENRQENLANEEDSVCAGLWRPWVHKKDNNICGKNNKSDLDSDLDSYSSDGSFSCVEEAEEEARVVKAIGENHGVLKRNCLSTDAKQICLNVYNNLRNDPQITNDCSALQKTAFLTGVPYSYFVRKGIKGRKKRNNAGQSKGLDMNIAKLLREVVYSKYKNNEVPTIEMVKDTLSARDKHFTVSTLRRYLIKLGFKFKIVNKRAAVMESTRIVRWRIEYLENIKKFREEERSIYYLDEIWYDTHDMAKKGWTDSSNKCVLKDVPPNRGSRMIIIHCGSKEGWVKDGQKLCGKKIEECNVDYHRNMHADIFETWFEKTLIPNLKENSVIVMDNASYHSRLSEKIPNTSSHKLEIETFLLKHDLYFHESYTKKQLLEVVNTKSWEKQYVVDNIAKKYGHTVLRLPPYYCVFNPIELIWGQLKRRIRRKNKYPKFDKKVINLIKEEVMNLGEEEWRKSEEKIIRYEEEYRNLHQIILNGGDRFIINWDNDESDAEIEDLWLN